A stretch of the Selenomonas ruminantium subsp. lactilytica TAM6421 genome encodes the following:
- a CDS encoding pyridoxamine 5'-phosphate oxidase family protein yields the protein MFRNMRRFKQQITEEECREVLKDAKRGVLSLLGEDGYPYGLPINHWYCEEDGKLYFHGAKAGHKIEAIKKCDKASFCAYDEGYRKDGEWALNIKSVIAFGKIRLVEDEEVARRICTHLVGKFTDDQEYLEKELKNALPRVQCLEMSLEHMTGKLVNES from the coding sequence ATGTTCAGGAATATGAGACGCTTCAAGCAGCAGATTACCGAAGAGGAATGCCGTGAGGTATTGAAAGATGCCAAGAGAGGTGTACTCTCCCTGCTGGGGGAGGATGGCTATCCCTATGGCCTGCCCATAAACCATTGGTACTGCGAGGAAGATGGCAAGTTGTATTTCCATGGAGCCAAGGCAGGACACAAAATCGAAGCCATCAAAAAATGCGATAAGGCCAGCTTCTGTGCTTATGACGAAGGTTATCGCAAAGACGGGGAATGGGCTCTCAATATCAAGAGTGTTATCGCCTTCGGCAAAATCCGCCTGGTGGAGGACGAAGAAGTGGCCCGCAGGATATGTACGCATCTCGTAGGCAAATTCACCGACGATCAGGAATATCTGGAGAAGGAATTAAAAAATGCCCTGCCGCGGGTGCAATGCCTGGAGATGAGCCTTGAGCATATGACGGGCAAGCTGGTAAATGAGTCATAA
- a CDS encoding 5-methyltetrahydropteroyltriglutamate--homocysteine S-methyltransferase: MSKAQAPFRYDIVGSFLRPEQLKQKRAAFAAGEISASELKAAEDESIRSLIEKEKELGLKAVTDGEFRRRYWHLDFLASLKGIEEVPAEQWSVKFKGKQPKAATIQIVDTIDFDPHTNPFLEHFHFLKEAVGDTLVKFTLPSPAMLHLICCVRATDYTPIPQYTEEAALYHDIASAYQKVIKALYDAGCRYLQFDDTSWGEFCDTEKRKIYKERGFDLDQIAEAYVKMINLALEAKPQDMKITMHICRGNFRSTWFSSGGYEPVAEILFGSCMVDGFFLEYDSERSGGFEPLRFIKDQQVVLGLITSKYPELEKEADIIARIQEAVKYVALDKLCLSPQCGFSSTEEGNLLTEEQQWAKIRLLRHIAEQVWQDA, encoded by the coding sequence ATGAGTAAAGCACAAGCACCATTTCGTTATGATATCGTTGGCAGTTTCCTGCGGCCGGAACAGTTGAAGCAAAAACGGGCAGCCTTTGCCGCCGGCGAAATCTCAGCTTCTGAACTGAAGGCAGCGGAGGATGAATCCATCCGTTCGCTGATTGAAAAAGAAAAAGAACTGGGGTTAAAGGCTGTGACCGATGGCGAATTTCGCCGTCGTTACTGGCATCTTGACTTTTTGGCCAGCCTGAAAGGCATCGAAGAAGTGCCGGCAGAACAATGGTCTGTCAAGTTTAAGGGAAAACAGCCCAAAGCGGCAACAATCCAAATCGTGGATACGATAGATTTTGATCCGCATACAAATCCCTTCCTTGAGCATTTCCACTTCCTGAAGGAAGCTGTCGGCGACACGCTGGTGAAGTTCACGCTCCCCTCGCCGGCGATGCTCCATTTGATTTGCTGCGTGCGGGCAACGGACTATACCCCTATTCCACAATACACAGAGGAAGCTGCACTGTATCACGATATCGCCTCAGCCTATCAGAAAGTCATCAAAGCCCTCTATGATGCAGGCTGCCGCTACCTGCAATTCGACGATACCTCCTGGGGCGAGTTCTGCGATACCGAAAAGCGCAAAATCTATAAAGAACGCGGCTTTGACCTCGATCAGATTGCAGAAGCATACGTAAAGATGATCAACCTCGCATTGGAAGCTAAACCTCAGGACATGAAAATCACCATGCATATCTGCCGTGGCAATTTCCGTTCAACCTGGTTTTCTTCCGGCGGATATGAGCCGGTGGCGGAAATCCTGTTTGGCAGCTGCATGGTGGATGGGTTCTTTTTGGAATACGATTCCGAGCGTTCCGGCGGCTTTGAACCATTGCGTTTCATCAAGGACCAGCAGGTTGTCCTGGGATTGATTACTTCCAAATATCCCGAGCTGGAAAAAGAAGCGGATATCATTGCCCGCATTCAGGAAGCAGTCAAATACGTTGCGTTAGATAAGCTTTGCCTGAGTCCTCAATGCGGCTTCTCCTCCACAGAAGAGGGCAATCTTCTTACAGAAGAACAGCAATGGGCGAAAATCCGCCTGCTCCGTCATATCGCGGAGCAAGTCTGGCAGGACGCCTAA
- a CDS encoding LysR family transcriptional regulator — protein sequence MTLQQLRYVIKVVQAGSMNLAAQQLFISQPSLSKAIAELEKEMQISIFERSNRGVVLTDSGSRFLSYARQVVEQADLLEHQYKIDHPIKRVFAISSQHYAFVVNAFVALVQEYAKDEYEFSLRESQTADIIEEVRTRRSELGILYLSKFNREIMNHILQGAELAFGTLFKASPHVFVSRKNPLAQKESVTLADLLPYPRLTYEQGTKNSFYFSEELHSTEQVPKSIVVTDRATLFNLLIGLDGYTISSGILSSDLNGTEIVAVPLASQEYMELGFIYPKGLPLSAMSKRYLELLKDYIAGYSQKL from the coding sequence ATGACACTTCAACAGTTACGATATGTTATCAAAGTCGTGCAGGCTGGTTCTATGAACCTGGCCGCACAACAACTCTTCATTTCACAGCCCAGTCTTTCTAAAGCGATAGCGGAACTGGAAAAAGAGATGCAGATCAGTATTTTTGAACGGTCAAACCGCGGTGTCGTGCTGACAGACAGCGGCAGCCGTTTTCTCTCCTATGCCCGGCAGGTAGTGGAACAAGCAGACCTGCTTGAGCATCAATACAAGATAGACCATCCCATCAAGCGTGTCTTTGCCATATCCTCCCAGCATTATGCCTTTGTGGTCAATGCTTTTGTGGCTTTGGTCCAGGAATATGCCAAAGATGAATACGAATTCTCCCTGCGCGAGTCGCAAACGGCAGACATCATCGAAGAGGTACGAACGCGGCGCAGTGAGCTGGGCATTCTATACTTGAGTAAGTTCAACAGGGAAATCATGAATCATATCCTGCAGGGAGCGGAATTGGCTTTTGGTACGCTGTTCAAGGCCTCGCCGCACGTTTTTGTAAGCCGGAAAAATCCCCTTGCCCAGAAAGAGTCCGTAACATTGGCGGATTTGCTGCCCTATCCGCGTCTTACTTACGAACAGGGGACAAAGAACTCCTTTTATTTTTCCGAGGAGCTGCACAGCACCGAACAGGTTCCCAAGAGCATTGTGGTAACAGACCGGGCCACGCTCTTCAATCTATTGATTGGCTTAGATGGGTACACGATTTCCTCCGGCATCCTGTCCAGCGACCTCAACGGCACCGAAATCGTCGCGGTTCCACTGGCCAGCCAGGAATATATGGAACTTGGTTTCATCTATCCCAAAGGCCTGCCTTTATCGGCAATGAGCAAACGATATCTTGAACTGCTGAAGGATTATATCGCCGGTTATAGCCAAAAGCTATAA
- a CDS encoding EamA family transporter codes for MNIRDIFLALLVITVWGANFTVIKVGVDNISPMLLAALRYVFTALPAVFFIPRPKLAWKYKSNPPERIELVVLLLADILYIRQISLAAAAKVVRIHFNLYNSQGCNCFLV; via the coding sequence ATGAATATCCGTGATATTTTTCTTGCCCTGTTGGTCATAACCGTATGGGGGGCTAATTTTACGGTCATAAAGGTCGGCGTGGACAATATCTCGCCCATGCTACTGGCGGCCCTGCGTTATGTCTTCACAGCCCTGCCAGCCGTCTTCTTCATCCCCCGGCCCAAACTGGCATGGAAATATAAATCAAATCCCCCAGAACGAATTGAGCTGGTAGTTTTGTTGTTGGCCGATATTCTTTACATACGGCAGATATCACTCGCTGCAGCCGCCAAAGTTGTCAGAATTCATTTCAACTTGTACAATAGTCAGGGATGCAACTGCTTTTTAGTTTAG
- a CDS encoding GNAT family N-acetyltransferase → MRIYEEPDKKKHIDLLLLADEQESMIEKYLAEGTMYVLEDDGIKAECVVTDEGNGVLEVKNLAVLPQAQRKGYGKKLIEYLAEHYAADFAFIQVGTGDSPLTIPFYEHCGFVRYGVRRNFFLDNYDHAIFEGGRQLIDMVVLRRKIGCQ, encoded by the coding sequence GTGCGAATATATGAAGAGCCGGATAAAAAGAAACATATAGACCTGCTGCTGTTGGCAGATGAGCAGGAAAGCATGATCGAAAAGTATTTGGCTGAGGGCACGATGTATGTGTTGGAAGATGATGGTATAAAGGCTGAATGCGTGGTCACGGATGAAGGAAACGGCGTGCTGGAAGTAAAGAATCTCGCAGTTTTGCCCCAGGCACAGAGAAAAGGCTATGGCAAAAAGCTCATCGAATATCTGGCGGAACATTATGCAGCGGATTTTGCTTTCATTCAGGTCGGCACGGGGGACAGCCCTCTTACCATTCCTTTTTATGAACATTGTGGCTTTGTCCGTTATGGCGTGAGAAGGAATTTTTTCCTGGATAATTATGACCATGCTATCTTTGAGGGAGGCAGACAGCTTATCGATATGGTTGTCTTGCGCAGGAAGATTGGATGCCAGTAG
- a CDS encoding purple acid phosphatase family protein: MKNEPKNKNLLSRRRFLKGIAAGALLLAGGAYFTKGSLYRQAVTGVRSLTEDLQARFLRQMITTDAATSRVLMWQAASRLSQPQVEYRLSGQHDSLTIDAQEDFFTDDGVENLQYLARLDNLTPETDYEYRLVSEGHASDWHSLKTAGTRAFKCLLFPDSQSSDYSDWENLAQTAAKLNPDAEFFINMGDIVDNGEDHTQWQAWFNGVDGIIDRIPFAPLMGNHETYDLNWKVRLPEAYLHYFAVPDNGSKDFARYYYDFDYGNVHFMVLNSQWDETEDFKPGLLEEQKKWLQKSAAASKKRWQIVLIHKDVLQYRITKRPERKEGISGLGEAFMPLFDELGIDVVFTAHLHTYRNRGHIRNFQRDSSGPLYILTGVAGNVRYPGLWIDHALDEKVAPQPETDNYLTLEANENRLLIKCFLPDGQEIDQAVVEK; encoded by the coding sequence ATGAAAAACGAACCAAAGAACAAAAACCTGCTCTCACGCCGCAGGTTTCTAAAAGGGATTGCCGCCGGGGCTCTGTTGCTGGCCGGAGGTGCTTATTTTACAAAAGGCTCCCTCTACCGACAGGCCGTCACGGGCGTACGGTCTTTGACGGAAGATCTGCAGGCCAGATTCCTGCGGCAGATGATAACAACGGATGCCGCCACCAGCCGGGTGCTGATGTGGCAGGCGGCCAGTAGGCTTTCCCAGCCGCAGGTGGAGTACCGGCTCAGTGGGCAGCATGATTCGCTGACGATTGATGCACAGGAAGACTTTTTCACCGATGATGGCGTGGAGAACCTGCAGTATCTGGCCCGGCTGGATAACCTCACCCCGGAAACGGACTACGAGTACCGGCTGGTATCGGAAGGCCATGCCAGCGACTGGCACAGCCTCAAAACTGCCGGAACCAGGGCCTTCAAGTGCCTGCTATTCCCCGACTCCCAGTCCAGCGATTACAGTGACTGGGAAAATCTGGCCCAAACAGCGGCAAAACTTAATCCCGATGCGGAGTTCTTTATCAATATGGGCGATATCGTGGACAATGGCGAAGACCACACCCAATGGCAAGCTTGGTTCAATGGCGTAGACGGAATCATTGACCGCATCCCCTTTGCTCCCCTGATGGGCAACCATGAGACCTATGACCTGAACTGGAAGGTGCGCCTGCCCGAAGCCTATCTCCATTACTTTGCCGTGCCGGACAACGGCAGCAAGGATTTTGCCCGCTATTATTATGACTTCGACTATGGCAACGTGCATTTCATGGTGCTCAACAGCCAGTGGGATGAGACAGAAGACTTCAAGCCCGGCCTGCTGGAAGAACAGAAAAAATGGCTGCAAAAAAGCGCGGCAGCGAGCAAGAAACGTTGGCAGATTGTGCTCATCCATAAGGACGTGCTGCAATACCGCATTACCAAGCGGCCCGAGCGCAAAGAGGGTATTTCCGGTTTGGGCGAGGCCTTTATGCCCCTCTTTGACGAGCTGGGCATTGATGTGGTCTTTACCGCCCATTTGCACACCTACCGCAACCGGGGACATATCCGCAACTTCCAGCGGGATAGCAGCGGCCCCCTTTATATCCTCACCGGCGTGGCCGGCAATGTCCGCTACCCCGGCCTCTGGATTGACCATGCTTTGGACGAAAAGGTGGCCCCCCAGCCGGAAACCGACAATTACCTGACACTAGAGGCAAATGAAAACCGCCTGCTCATCAAATGCTTCCTGCCAGACGGGCAGGAAATCGATCAGGCGGTGGTTGAAAAATAG
- a CDS encoding MerR family transcriptional regulator, producing MTIKEVSEKYDLSADTIRYYERIGLIPHVPRKENGIRDFDEASCGWVEFIKCMRGAGVQVEALIDYVALFFQEGTEAARKDILVEQRARLQEQLENLQSTLKRLDYKISHYDEILKCSEKLKS from the coding sequence ATGACCATCAAGGAAGTCAGCGAAAAATACGATCTTTCTGCGGACACCATCCGCTACTACGAGCGCATTGGCCTTATCCCCCATGTGCCCCGCAAGGAAAACGGCATCCGGGATTTTGACGAGGCCTCCTGCGGCTGGGTGGAATTTATCAAGTGCATGCGCGGCGCCGGGGTTCAGGTAGAAGCCCTCATCGATTACGTTGCCTTATTCTTCCAGGAAGGCACCGAGGCAGCCCGCAAGGATATTCTCGTGGAGCAGCGTGCCCGCCTGCAGGAACAGTTGGAAAACTTGCAGTCCACCCTGAAGCGGTTGGACTACAAGATTTCCCATTATGATGAGATTCTCAAATGCTCGGAAAAACTAAAATCATAA
- a CDS encoding DUF1653 domain-containing protein, which produces MNIKDNAYKIIACPVMHTETREFYCVYQALYGSYGIYCRPLDMFMSEVDHEKYPQVQQEYRFERKQV; this is translated from the coding sequence ATGAACATCAAGGATAATGCATATAAGATCATAGCCTGCCCGGTCATGCACACGGAGACAAGGGAATTTTACTGCGTGTATCAGGCCTTGTACGGCAGTTATGGCATATATTGCCGTCCCTTGGATATGTTTATGAGCGAGGTAGACCATGAGAAATATCCGCAGGTGCAGCAGGAATATCGGTTTGAGAGAAAGCAGGTATGA
- a CDS encoding LysM peptidoglycan-binding domain-containing protein, whose amino-acid sequence MRKVVIVLMAALFVCVGSVSEAAEVDHRSWTVVHVSYEVQEGDTLQSVAETYLQKNTYGKRDINEFREGIRELNDWLLTRDMQKGDVLRINYWEKVSK is encoded by the coding sequence ATGAGGAAAGTGGTTATCGTATTGATGGCGGCTTTGTTTGTCTGTGTAGGGAGCGTTAGCGAGGCCGCCGAAGTGGATCATCGCTCTTGGACGGTAGTCCATGTTTCCTACGAAGTTCAAGAAGGTGACACTCTTCAGAGTGTTGCTGAAACCTATTTACAGAAGAATACCTATGGAAAACGTGATATTAACGAATTCCGTGAGGGTATCAGGGAGCTCAATGACTGGCTCTTGACCAGGGATATGCAGAAGGGCGACGTTCTTCGCATCAACTACTGGGAAAAGGTCAGTAAGTAA
- the thpR gene encoding RNA 2',3'-cyclic phosphodiesterase translates to MRLFISIQFTEPVINALEAFQSRLKDSGVEGYFAVRENLHLTLAFIGDYGAPDEVMDVIETVPFEPMTMKLNGMGSFGDVYWAGIEQNTSLDNYVRRLRRALAEHKIPYDRKRFFPHITVVRKAIYRGKTVLPQVEPPQGKMVIEHISLMRSERGKHGMIYTEIGI, encoded by the coding sequence ATGAGGCTTTTTATCAGCATTCAATTTACGGAACCAGTGATAAATGCTTTGGAGGCTTTTCAGTCGCGACTAAAAGATTCTGGTGTGGAAGGATATTTTGCTGTCCGGGAAAATCTGCATTTAACGCTGGCTTTTATCGGAGATTACGGGGCACCAGATGAAGTCATGGATGTTATAGAGACCGTTCCGTTTGAGCCTATGACCATGAAACTCAACGGTATGGGGAGTTTCGGCGATGTATATTGGGCTGGAATAGAACAGAACACCAGCCTAGATAATTATGTCAGGAGGCTGCGCAGGGCTCTGGCTGAGCATAAAATTCCCTATGATCGCAAGCGGTTCTTCCCGCATATTACGGTAGTTCGCAAGGCAATCTATCGTGGCAAGACTGTTTTGCCTCAGGTCGAGCCGCCGCAGGGCAAGATGGTTATAGAACACATTTCCCTAATGAGATCAGAACGTGGCAAGCATGGCATGATTTATACGGAGATTGGAATCTAG
- the budA gene encoding acetolactate decarboxylase, with the protein MMEQNFVKYYQVSTLQALALGFSKSVITVGELLQHGNLGLGTFEDVDGEMIVLDGKCYRAKNNGEVVPAENERGVPFASICCFQSHRTETFEKMDTIEQIKEWLTLRIEEEFGLNSMYAVRINGEFSRVDARSESGTKAHHVTLKDALSITQKAFIFENIKGSLVCVYYPDYMDGINAAGWHMHFLSEDKRKGGHVFDISMTRGNASFCKITSLEIRIPDSPAFDTYALKCASKEEIQSVEQGKS; encoded by the coding sequence ATGATGGAGCAAAACTTCGTGAAATATTATCAGGTATCTACACTGCAGGCTTTAGCATTGGGATTTTCAAAATCCGTGATAACAGTAGGAGAACTGCTTCAGCACGGGAATCTTGGTCTTGGAACTTTTGAAGATGTGGATGGAGAAATGATTGTTCTCGACGGAAAATGCTATCGCGCCAAAAATAACGGAGAAGTGGTTCCTGCTGAGAATGAAAGAGGCGTGCCATTTGCTTCCATTTGCTGTTTCCAATCACATAGAACAGAGACATTCGAGAAGATGGATACTATCGAACAGATAAAGGAATGGCTGACGCTTCGTATCGAGGAAGAATTTGGTCTTAATTCCATGTATGCAGTTCGAATCAACGGAGAATTCTCAAGGGTAGATGCACGGTCAGAATCAGGAACGAAAGCTCATCATGTGACACTGAAAGACGCATTAAGTATCACCCAGAAAGCGTTTATTTTTGAAAATATAAAAGGCTCACTGGTATGCGTATATTACCCTGACTATATGGATGGAATTAATGCAGCGGGATGGCATATGCATTTTCTCTCAGAGGATAAAAGAAAAGGCGGGCATGTATTTGATATCAGCATGACCAGGGGAAATGCTTCATTTTGCAAAATTACCAGCTTAGAAATACGGATTCCTGATTCTCCAGCATTTGATACCTATGCACTAAAATGCGCATCTAAGGAAGAAATCCAAAGTGTTGAGCAGGGAAAAAGCTGA
- a CDS encoding 1-deoxy-D-xylulose-5-phosphate synthase, with translation MYLEKVNSPQDIKGFSAEQRKALAQEMRDAMLKRASIHGGHFGPDFGIVEAVIALHTVFDSPKDKFVFDISHQAYPHKMLTGRRDAYLYEEHYDDVSGYTNPEESEHDMFNVGHTSTSISLATGLAKARDLKGDKENIVAIIGDGSMSGGEALEGLDTAGEMKSNLIIVFNDNDQSIAEVHGGMYKGFKELRDTNGKSERNLFKAMGLDYRFVADGNDTETLISAFEEVKDIDHPVVVHIVTQKGKGYKFAEENKEDWHWHMPFDIETGEVKQALVDPYAEQTAETFLRLAKEDKKFIAISAATPASMGLTQARREELGEHYIDVGIAEEQAVAMASGLARNGAHPVFGDYASFFQRTYDQLAQDVCVNNSPATFLVFWASMYGMNDVTHLGFYDIPMMSNIPNLVYLAPTSPEEYQAMLDWAIPQDKYPVAIRVPHAMVGSSKRPVRKSYDELNRYEVVKEGSHVALIGLGNFYNLAEEAATKLKEQGIVKWGM, from the coding sequence ATGTATTTAGAGAAAGTCAATAGTCCTCAGGATATTAAAGGTTTTTCTGCAGAGCAGCGCAAGGCACTGGCACAGGAAATGCGGGATGCCATGCTGAAACGAGCCAGCATCCACGGTGGCCACTTCGGCCCGGATTTTGGGATTGTGGAGGCGGTCATTGCCCTGCATACGGTGTTTGACTCGCCAAAGGATAAATTTGTCTTTGACATTTCCCATCAGGCCTATCCCCATAAGATGCTGACGGGACGCAGGGATGCTTACCTTTACGAAGAGCATTATGATGATGTGTCGGGCTACACCAACCCGGAGGAAAGCGAGCATGATATGTTCAATGTTGGCCACACATCCACTTCCATCAGTTTGGCCACTGGTCTGGCCAAGGCCCGCGACCTCAAGGGGGACAAGGAGAATATCGTTGCCATTATCGGCGATGGTTCCATGAGTGGCGGCGAGGCTTTGGAAGGGCTGGATACGGCCGGGGAAATGAAGTCCAATCTGATCATTGTGTTCAACGATAATGACCAGAGCATTGCTGAGGTTCATGGCGGCATGTATAAGGGCTTCAAAGAGCTGCGTGATACCAACGGTAAGTCAGAGCGTAATCTGTTCAAGGCAATGGGGCTTGATTACCGGTTCGTCGCTGACGGCAATGATACAGAAACACTGATATCTGCTTTTGAAGAGGTTAAGGATATTGACCATCCGGTGGTAGTGCATATCGTCACTCAAAAGGGAAAAGGCTATAAGTTTGCCGAAGAGAACAAAGAAGACTGGCATTGGCATATGCCCTTTGATATTGAAACGGGCGAGGTCAAGCAGGCGCTGGTTGATCCCTACGCAGAGCAGACCGCCGAAACTTTCCTGCGGCTGGCCAAGGAAGATAAGAAATTCATTGCCATCTCTGCAGCTACTCCAGCCAGCATGGGGCTTACGCAAGCTCGTCGTGAGGAACTTGGAGAACACTACATTGACGTTGGCATTGCTGAGGAGCAGGCTGTGGCCATGGCTTCCGGGTTGGCGCGCAATGGCGCTCATCCCGTATTTGGCGATTATGCTTCCTTCTTCCAGCGCACTTATGACCAGCTGGCGCAGGATGTCTGTGTCAACAACAGCCCCGCAACCTTCCTGGTGTTCTGGGCCTCCATGTACGGCATGAACGATGTGACGCACCTGGGTTTCTATGATATTCCCATGATGAGCAATATCCCGAACCTCGTGTATCTGGCACCGACTTCCCCGGAAGAATATCAAGCCATGCTGGACTGGGCCATTCCGCAGGATAAATATCCCGTGGCTATCCGCGTCCCCCATGCCATGGTGGGCAGCTCCAAGCGTCCGGTGCGCAAGTCTTATGACGAACTCAATCGGTACGAAGTGGTGAAGGAAGGCAGCCATGTAGCCCTGATCGGCTTGGGCAATTTCTATAATCTGGCGGAAGAAGCAGCGACCAAACTCAAAGAACAGGGCATCGTGAAGTGGGGTATGTAG